In Thermus hydrothermalis, the DNA window GCGCTGATGAGCTGCCCCGCATACGTGAGGAGCGGGCCCGGATATGGGAGGAGGCCGCTGCCGTGGCCACCGGGTACTCTCCTGGTGCCTTGTATTTTGACGAGGCCACTAACACCGTGCGCCACGTCAGCGATGGGCGAATTGTTTTGAACCTCCCCTACTGGGGGCTGACACGCTACATACGTGGCGAAGTGGAAAAAATCTGGGGCTGCGTCAACGGAGAGTGCAAGACCCATTACGACTTAATGAGCCAGTACGAGCCCTACCGGCAGAGGTACTTGGACACCCTGAGGCGTGAGCGTCTATGCCGCTGAAGGCGCAGGTTTACCGTAGAGGAACCACATACGCGCCGGAGCTGCGCCTGGCCCCCGGCCCCCGGAGCATGGGGGACACTGGGGACGGCTCCTATGCCACCCTCTACGGCTACGCCTGGGCCGGCCTCTTGGACCGCGTGGAGCGGCGCTTCCGCCTCTTCCAGGCCCAGGTGCCCGGGGAAGGCCCCTGGCCCTTGAACGACCCCCGGGGGCCTGAGGTGGCCGTGTGGGTGGAGGTGGAGGTGCCTCCCCTTCCCCACCCCGTGGAGGAGATCCGCCACTTGGCCCTGGCCTTTGACCAGGCCGCCCGGCACGTGGTGGCCTACGAGCGGGAGGAGGAGGTATGGGTGCGGCAGTGGGATCCTGTGACCCAAACCTTTGTTCAGCGCGGCCCCTTCCCGGGCGTGGACCCTGTCTTAATCCAGGACGCCACCGTGGGCTACTACCCGCCGGACTCGGACGTGCTTCTCTTCCACCTGTCTCCCGACCGCACGAGTCTGGTCATGCGGGTTCAGCGGGAGCTGTACGCCACAGCCCACACTATTCAGATTTTTGACCAGCCCGTGGTGCTGGACCAGGCCGTGGCCCTGCCCTACCAGGTGGAGCTCTTGGGGAGCCTGGTCAGCGCCCTAGACGCCACCGGCTACGTCCTAAGGTCCGAGATATATCCCGTGCGGGTGGAAGATGCCTTAGGCCAGGCCGCCCTCGCCGCCCCCACGCAGGGGGCCTACATCCCCATCGTCATCATCCAAGATGTTGGAACGGATGCTTTGGGCCAGGCCAGCCTCAGCGCCCCTACTGAAGGAGCCTACATCCCCATCGTCATTACCTTGGACCTGGGCACCGATGGTTTGGGCACCGCTTCGCTGAGCGCCCCCACTACAGGAGCTTTCGTGCCCGTGGTCCTGGTCTACGACCTGGGGGTGGACGCCATCGGCCAGGCCGCCCTAAGTGCCCCCACCACGGGAAGCTACTACCTGGCGGTGGTTGTGGTGGACACTACAACGCAACCCGGCTACACCAGTCCTGACCTGTTGGGTACGGCCACCCTTTCCGCTCCTACCACGGGGAGCTACGAACCAGCGTGAGGAGGTGTCAGATGAGCAAGCTCTGGAAGCCCGATGATGCTGGCAAGGTTGTCCCGGTTGTCTCGGTGGTGCGCGTGCGTCCACTCCTCCCGCCGCCACCGCAAGCGGGCGTGCGGCTCCAGCCTCAGCACTTGCATTGGCAAGTCGGACGCTACAAGGAGGACCTCAGCTTCGGCCCCGGCGGGCGCGGCAGGCGCAAGCGCTGGGTGGTGGACATGGAGGCGGAGCAGCACAACATCGTGCTCAACAATGCCTATGAGCTCATGGCCGTCCACGGCATAACCCTCTTGACGCGCTATGCAGTCGTCGGTACTGGCTCTACACCTCCGGACCCTAGCCAGCTGGCGTTGGCAAACGAAGTGGCGCGGACCATCAGGAACGACACAGGGTCCACCTCTGGGACGTTCTCCTATACCAGGGTTGCGAACGGCGTTTACGAACAAACCGTTGTGCGGGAGTTCTTGGAAACGGAGGTTGGCAACCGGAACCTGACGGAGTGGGGTTTCAGCCCGGTAGGTACCGCAGGGGGCAACCTGATGAGCCGCGAGCTGTTCCGGGACGGGAACGGCAACCCGATTGTGATTTCCCTTGCCTCCGACCAGCGCCTTCGCCTTATCTACAAAACCCGAATCACCCTTTCGCCAGTAGTTCCAGTTCCGGTGTCCATAAACATCAGCGGCATCGGAATAAGGAGCGGCCTCGCGGTTTTGACGCTATCCGCGGGGGGCGGTTGGGCGCCGTTCCCGGATTTGGTAACTGTTGAGGTTGCCATGACGGGCCAAGTCGTAAACAGCATGGGCGACCCTTCATGGGACAAGAAAGTCTATCTGCTCTCCGTTACCATGGAGACTGCTTATGCTAGCACAACAACATCCAGTCCACTCGCGAATAAATGGCCTGGCGTCAAGGAGTACACCCCAAACTCCCGGCGGAGGCAAACGAACCCGGTTACTTTCTTCAGCAACGAAGGCAATGGTACCATACGCACCATCGGGCTCGGGCCGGCGTGGGGCGGCGGTTTTCGCTTTGTCCTCAACTCTGGCCAGGAGATTACAAAGACGAACCTCTACAAGCTGACTATTGGCGAGTTCACCATTACCTGGGGACCGTGATGATCCCAAGCGGATGGGCCAACAGGGCTTTCACCCTTCCACCACCGCAGGGCGTACCCCTGTTGGTGGCAGGCATCTTCCCCCTGGCCCGGCGTGATTTTCGCCACGTGCCCGGAGGCGAGATAAGGGGCGCGGTTGCCCGGTATGGGGACATCCACGCCTTCGCCTGGTACGTGGGGGGCGGCTATTTGACCTTGAACCGGGGGCGGCGGCTCAGGACTCGGAGCCATCATGGGGCGGAAGACGGCAGGAAACGGCAGGGGTAGCTGGGTCCTGTGGGCCCTCGGGGCCCTCGGGGTCCTGGCCCTGGCGCGGGCCGGGGCGGGCCCGGCGCGCGGTGGGGGTGGGGGAACCCCTGGCCCTGGAAGCGCCTGCCCTTATCCTCCCCCCGGGCCCCCGCCCTTGGACAAGGACCGGTGGGCTTTGGTTGATCGGATTTATGCCCGCATCCTGGAGGTCAACCCCGCCCTGGCCCGGCAGTCCTGCGGGGACTGCGGGGGGCGTACCCTGGCCCAAATCGTGGCCGGGGCCCTGGCCCAGGCCGAAGGGATGGGGGTGCCCCCTGATTTGGTAACCGCCTTAGCCCGGCGGGAGTCCTCCTTCAACCCCCTCGTAGATCGGGTGCAGCACTCCCTGCAGATCAGCAACAACGGGGCCACCTGCGCCTCGGGGTCCGAGATCGGGCCCCTGCAAACTAAGCCGTGCGCGATGCGGCAAGTAGGCATGGACCCCACCCTCCTCCTCAACATGCCCACCCCGGCCCGGGTGCAGTACGCCACGGCGGCGGGGATCCGCTATCTGGCTTGGCTCAAAGGGCAGTTTCCCACGTGGTGCGATGTGCTCCACGCCTACAACCGGGGGCCTTCCGCCTACCGCCAAGGCCAGCGCAATGACGCCTATGTGAACCAGATCCTGGCCTGGGCGTCCCAATACTCCGAGTTGAGAGTATGAGGCAGCTTCCTTGGGGCATCCTCCTCATGTTTGCGACTCTGGGGCTGGCCTTCGCCCTGGCCGGCCTGTCCTGGTGGCTCCTCTTTTTGGTGGGGCTTGCGGCCTGGTTGGCCGTGGTGGAGTATTTGGCCGTGCGGCGCACGGGCCTCACCATCTCGGGGCAGTTTCTGGCGTGGGCGAAGCGGCACCCCTGGGCGGCCGGGGCCATGGCGGCCCTCCTCGGGGCGGCGGTGGGTTACCTCATCTACCACCTGGTGACCGGCTATTAGGTGTCGTGTAGGTGTCAAAGGTCAATCCCCCGGGCCTCGCCACCCGGGGGATTGACCTTTCTCATCGTGGTGGGCGATGGTGGACTTGAACCACCGACCTCACGCTTATCAGGCGTGCGCTCTGACCAGCTGAGCTAATCGCCCCCGCACGCAAGCTCTAGGATAGCGCAAGGGGCTTGGAGGTTCAAGACCTGTTGTGGGCCAATCCCTCCAGGTACATTTTTGCCAAGAGCCTATAGGGGTTTTTAAGTACCGAAGGGAGCGGCGGTAGCGGCTGTAGCGCCTCTGATGAGGTTGCCTTGCGCGTAACTTCCAAACACCCTAAAGGGGTAGGGTTGGGCCACGGGTTTCGCGCGGCCCCTAAGGATTGGGTACCGTGAGGCCCGAACCTGAGCGGCGAAGCCGCAAGCCTCCACCCAAGGAGAGATCCCGCCCCTCTTTTGAAGCCGAAGCCCTACAATGGAATCCGTGAAGATCTACACCAAAACCGGGGATGCGGGGGAAACTGGCCTCTACGGGGCCGAACGGGTGGTGAAGGCCCACCCCCGGGTGGAGGCCTACGGCACCGTGGACGAGGCCAACTCCGCCATCGGCCTGGCCCGGAGCCTTCTCCCAAAGGAGCACCTGGACCTCCAGGACCTTCTGGAACAGGTGCAAAACGCCCTCTTTGATCTGGGGGCGGACCTGGCCACCCGTATGGGTAGTCCCTACGAAAAAAACATCGCCCGCATGGACGCAGAGGACGTGGAGGCCCTGGAAAAGGCCATTGACCGCTACATGGAGGAAAGCCCTCCCTTCACGGGCTTCATCCTGCCCGGCGGGCACCCGGCGGCGGCGGCCTTGCACCTGGCCCGCACCGTGGTGCGCCGGGCGGAGCGCAAGGTGGTGGCCTTGAGCCGGGAGGAGCCCGTGAACCCCGAGGCCATCCGCTACCTGAACCGGCTTTCCGACCTCCTCTTTGTCCTGGCCCGGGTGGTGAACGCCCGCACGGGGGTGCAGGAAGAGGCCTGGCTCGTCAAGAGGCGGCGCTAGGGCCAGGGCTTGCCGTAGACCCGCACCTCAGCCCCGGGGAAGGCGGTCTGGAGAAGCTCTTTTAGGAAGGAGGCGGCGGAGGGCAGAAGTCCTCCGCAAGGGCCCTCCATGTAAAGGAAGAGGTAACGGGGGCGCCTGGGGGACTGGGAGAAGCCCAGGCAGCCCTCGTACTCGGGGAAGTACTCATAGAAAAGCTCCAAGAGGTCCTGGACCAGGTCCTTGGCCTCGGGCAAGGCCTCTATGGAGCTCTGGGGCTTCACCCAGAAGGTCATGGCCTTCATCCTCCTCCCATTATGGCGTTGACAGGGCGCGGAGGTGTGATATCATCTTGCTATATGATTGAAGTCCTTCAGTTGACCAAGGCCTACCGCGCCCACCGGGCGGTGGAGGACCTCTCCTTCCGGGTAAACCCAGGGGAGGTCTACGCCCTCCTCGGCCCCAACGGGGCGGGCAAGACCACCACCCTGCGGGTTTTGGCCACCTTGGTGAAGCCCACGGCGGGCACGGCCCGGGTGGCGGGGTTTGACGTGGGGCGGGAGCCCCTTGCCGTGAGGCAAAGGCTTGGGCTTGTGAACGGGGGCATGCGCGTCTATGACCGCCTCACTGGGCGGGAGGTTCTGGCCTTTTTCGCCGGTTTTTACGGCCTCGAGGGCCCCGCCTTCCGCAAGGCCCTGGATTGGGTGGCGGGGCTTTTGGGGATGGAGGAAGCCCTGGACAAGAAGGTGATGGAGATGTCCACGGGCATGCAGCAGAAGGTGGTGATCGCCCGGGCCATCCTGCACCGCCCCCCGGTCCTCCTCCTGGACGAGGCCACGGCGGGGCTAGACATCTTCGCCCGGCGGGCCCTTTTGGACTTCGTCAAGGCCTACCGGGACCTGGGGAACACCTTGGTCTACTCCACCCACGTGATGGCCGAGGCGGAAGAGGTGGCGGACCGGGTGGGCTTCTTGCACCGGGGCCGCCTGGTCTATGAGGGCACCAAGGCCGAGGCCCTGGCCCTGGGCGAGGGGAGCCTGGAGCGGGCCTTCATCCGGGTGGTGAAGGAGGCGGCATGAAGGGGATTTACCGCATTCTCTGGAAGGAGCTCGTCCAGGTCTTTCGTGACCGAAAGCTCGTCTTTTCCACCTTGGTCCTGCCCGTGCTCCTCATGCCCGTCTTCATGTTCGGGCCGAGCCTGGTGCTAGAGCGCCTCATGAAGGGAGCGGCGGAAAAGCGGCAGGAGATAGCGGTGGCCGGCCTTCCGGAAGAGGCGCTTTCGGCCCTCCGCCAGGCCAACCTGGCCCCGGTGGCCGTGGCGGACCCGGAAGGGGCGGTGCGGGAGGGGAAGTACCCCGCCGGGGTCCTTTACCGGGAGGGCGTCTATCGGGTCTACGCCCGGCTATCCGGGGGGCTCACGGAGGGGCAGGTGGTGGCGGGCAAGGTGCAAAGCGCCCTAGCGGCCCTCAAGGAGGCCAAGGTGGCCGAGGCCCTGGCGAGGCGGGGGGTTCCCTTAGAGGTTCTCCAACCCTTTAGGGTGGAGCTTCTGGACGCCTCCCCCGAGCGGGAAAAGGCCGGGGGGCTTTTGGGCTTCCTCCTCCCCTTCTTCCTGGTGGTCTTCGTCCTTTCCGGCGGGCAGGTGGTGGCGGTGGACGCCACCGCCGGGGAGAAGGAGAAGGGCACCCTCGAGGCCCTCCTCATGGCCCCCGCACCCCTTTGGCAGATCGCCTTGGGCAAAACCCTGGCCACGGTGGTCATGGCCCTGCTCTCTGGGGTGGCGGGGCTTTTGGGCCTGGCCTTGGGCGGGGCCCTGGCCGCCCGCTATGGCGGGGGTGTCCTCACGGAAACGGGCCAGGTGGTGGACCTGGGGGGGCGGGTGGCTTTGGACGGGGCAAGCTTTTTGGCCCTCTTCCTTTCCGCCCTCCTCCTCGCCCTCTTCATGGGGGCGGTGATGGTGGGCCTGGGGCTTTACGCCCGGAGCTACAAGGAGGCGCAGAGCTACCTGGCCCCCTTGCAGCTTATCGCCCTTTTACCCCTTCTCTTCCTCCAGTTTAGGGGCTTCTTGGAGCTGGAAACCTGGTACCACCTGCTTCCCCTTTTCAACGTGGCCCTCCTCATGGACGCCCTCCTCAAGGGAACGGCCACCTGGGGGCAGGCCGCCCTCACCTGGACCTCCACCTTGGCCTACGCCGCCTTGGCCCTGGGCTTTTCCGTGCGGGTCTTCGCCCGGGAAGAGGTGGTGTTCAGGAACTAGAAAGGAGCAAGCATGCGCGAGGTGAAAGAGTTTTCGGCGTGGCGGGTTAGCGGCTTCTTGGGCCTTTTCCTCCTCCTCTTGGCCCTTCTATGGCTCGGGTGGGCGGGGTACGGCTGGGTGAGCGAAAGGGAGCCCGCTTACCTCTGGCACCTCCTTCCCGCCCTTCTTGCCAGCGGCCTCCTCGCCATGGGCCTCTTCACCCTCCAGCCCAACGAGGGGGCGGTCTTGGTCTTCCTGGGCCGCTACGTGGGGAG includes these proteins:
- a CDS encoding transglycosylase SLT domain-containing protein codes for the protein MGRKTAGNGRGSWVLWALGALGVLALARAGAGPARGGGGGTPGPGSACPYPPPGPPPLDKDRWALVDRIYARILEVNPALARQSCGDCGGRTLAQIVAGALAQAEGMGVPPDLVTALARRESSFNPLVDRVQHSLQISNNGATCASGSEIGPLQTKPCAMRQVGMDPTLLLNMPTPARVQYATAAGIRYLAWLKGQFPTWCDVLHAYNRGPSAYRQGQRNDAYVNQILAWASQYSELRV
- a CDS encoding cob(I)yrinic acid a,c-diamide adenosyltransferase, with protein sequence MKIYTKTGDAGETGLYGAERVVKAHPRVEAYGTVDEANSAIGLARSLLPKEHLDLQDLLEQVQNALFDLGADLATRMGSPYEKNIARMDAEDVEALEKAIDRYMEESPPFTGFILPGGHPAAAALHLARTVVRRAERKVVALSREEPVNPEAIRYLNRLSDLLFVLARVVNARTGVQEEAWLVKRRR
- a CDS encoding ATP-binding cassette domain-containing protein; the encoded protein is MIEVLQLTKAYRAHRAVEDLSFRVNPGEVYALLGPNGAGKTTTLRVLATLVKPTAGTARVAGFDVGREPLAVRQRLGLVNGGMRVYDRLTGREVLAFFAGFYGLEGPAFRKALDWVAGLLGMEEALDKKVMEMSTGMQQKVVIARAILHRPPVLLLDEATAGLDIFARRALLDFVKAYRDLGNTLVYSTHVMAEAEEVADRVGFLHRGRLVYEGTKAEALALGEGSLERAFIRVVKEAA
- a CDS encoding ABC transporter permease; the encoded protein is MKGIYRILWKELVQVFRDRKLVFSTLVLPVLLMPVFMFGPSLVLERLMKGAAEKRQEIAVAGLPEEALSALRQANLAPVAVADPEGAVREGKYPAGVLYREGVYRVYARLSGGLTEGQVVAGKVQSALAALKEAKVAEALARRGVPLEVLQPFRVELLDASPEREKAGGLLGFLLPFFLVVFVLSGGQVVAVDATAGEKEKGTLEALLMAPAPLWQIALGKTLATVVMALLSGVAGLLGLALGGALAARYGGGVLTETGQVVDLGGRVALDGASFLALFLSALLLALFMGAVMVGLGLYARSYKEAQSYLAPLQLIALLPLLFLQFRGFLELETWYHLLPLFNVALLMDALLKGTATWGQAALTWTSTLAYAALALGFSVRVFAREEVVFRN